One Benincasa hispida cultivar B227 chromosome 5, ASM972705v1, whole genome shotgun sequence genomic window carries:
- the LOC120078586 gene encoding pentatricopeptide repeat-containing protein At1g08070, chloroplastic-like produces the protein MKFMFVNCSMVRSEAKGQMVNGKSYAMRALCINPDSINLSDLLQGRISNSHLRQIHARVFRLLKHQDNLIATRLIGHYPHSVGLSVFNQLIRPNIFPCNAIIRVLAEHNSSFLAFSIFKSLKHLSLSPNDFTFSFLLKAFHRSSHALNVKQVHTHVLKMGYLGDSFISNALLGVYARGLKDMASAHKLFDEMSGREIACWTSLIAGYAQMGLAENALLHFVMMIEENMQPEDDTMVSVLSACSKFHIAEIEKWVVELRQLVNKFDPKSSCCDSINIVLIYLYGKWGKIEKSEEKFNEIVDKRSVLVWNSMINAYFQNGCPVETLTLFRLMVENSHCKPNHVTMVTVLSACALIGDLQLGCWVHDFLEHGGRRGVIASNKMLATALIDMYCKSGSLERAKEVFHQLINKDVISFNAMIMGLAVNGKGDEALKLFAQMQEVDIRPTTGTFVSLLSACSHSGFLEQGRQIFIEMTTRYFILPTLEHYACYIDLLARAGHFEDALEVVSTMPFEPNNCVWSSLLGGCLLHSKFELAQYVSKKLVEVDPENSAGYVMQANSFATDLQWDDVSALRWFMREKGVHKQPGQSWISIDGIVHEFFSAMKSHPSVDLLYNTLNELEKQMKLVLP, from the coding sequence ATGAAATTTATGTTCGTGAATTGTTCGATGGTACGCTCAGAAGCCAAAGGGCAAATGGTTAATGGCAAATCTTATGCTATGCGCGCTCTGTGTATCAATCCTGACTCCATCAATCTCTCCGACCTCCTTCAGGGCCGCATTAGCAATTCCCATCTTCGTCAAATCCACGCCCGAGTCTTTCGTCTGCTGAAGCATCAAGACAATCTTATTGCCACTCGACTTATCGGCCACTACCCACATTCTGTTGGACTCAGTGTTTTCAATCAACTCATACGCCCCAACATATTTCCTTGCAATGCCATTATCAGAGTACTTGCTGAACACAACTCTTCGTTCCTTGCCTTTTCCATCTTCAAATCTTTGAAGCACCTTTCACTTTCCCCTAATGACTTcactttttctttccttctcaAAGCGTTTCATCGCTCCAGCCATGCTCTAAATGTGAAACAAGTTCATACCCATGTCCTGAAAATGGGTTATTTAGGTGATTCTTTTATCTCCAACGCTCTTCTTGGAGTCTACGCGAGAGGCTTGAAGGATATGGCTTCTGCACATAAGCTGTTCGATGAAATGTCGGGTAGGGAAATAGCTTGTTGGACTTCTTTGATTGCTGGCTATGCCCAGATGGGTCTTGCTGAAAATGCTCTGCTGCATTTTGTGATGATGATCGAAGAGAATATGCAGCCGGAGGATGACACCATGGTTAGTGTTCTGTCTGCTTGTTCCAAGTTTCATATTGCTGAAATTGAGAAATGGGTTGTAGAATTAAGACAATTGGTTAATAAATTTGATCCCAAGAGCTCTTGTTGTGATTCAATCAATATTGTTCTTATTTATCTATATGGGAAATGGGGGAAGATTGAGAAGAGTGAAGAGAAGTTTAATGAAATTGTTGATAAGAGAAGTGTGCTTGTTTGGAATTCAATGATAAACGCATATTTTCAGAATGGTTGCCCTGTGGAAACCTTGACCCTTTTCCGTTTAATGGTTGAAAATTCCCATTGCAAACCGAACCATGTTACAATGGTTACTGTTCTTTCGGCTTGTGCTCTAATAGGAGATTTGCAGCTCGGATGTTGGGTTCATGACTTTCTCGAACACGGTGGACGTAGAGGTGTCATTGCATCAAACAAAATGTTAGCCACTGCATTGATTGATATGTATTGTAAAAGTGGTAGCTTGGAGAGGgcaaaagaagtttttcatCAACTAATCAACAAAGATGTCATCTCCTTCAATGCCATGATCATGGGCCTTGCAGTTAACGGGAAGGGCGACGAGGCATTGAAGCTTTTCGCCCAAATGCAAGAGGTTGATATAAGACCAACGACTGGAACATTTGTTAGCTTATTATCTGCTTGTAGCCATTCGGGGTTTCTAGAACAAGGACGtcaaatttttattgaaatgacTACCCGCTATTTCATATTGCCTACTTTAGAACACTATGCTTGTTACATTGATCTTCTTGCTCGGGCTGGCCACTTTGAAGATGCTCTTGAAGTTGTTTCAACCATGCCTTTTGAACCTAATAATTGTGTTTGGAGTTCTCTGCTGGGAGGCTGCCTACTCCATTCGAAATTTGAGTTGGCACAATATGTTTCCAAAAAGCTTGTTGAAGTGGATCCTGAAAACTCTGCTGGCTATGTAATGCAGGCTAATTCATTTGCTACGGATCTTCAATGGGATGATGTCTCGGCTTTGAGATGGTTTATGAGAGAAAAGGGTGTCCATAAGCAGCCAGGCCAGAGTTGGATCAGTATAGATGGAATTGTACATGAATTTTTCTCAGCAATGAAATCACATCCTTCTGTCGATCTATTATACAATACCTTGAATGAGCTTGAAAAGCAAATGAAGCTAGTCCTCCCAtag